The following proteins come from a genomic window of Mammaliicoccus sp. Marseille-Q6498:
- the qoxC gene encoding cytochrome aa3 quinol oxidase subunit III, with amino-acid sequence MSNEQHQTIDTVNETGQLNKLGFWVFLTAEVALFGTLFATFLVLQKSGSYGGFNTPELFELGLVMLMTFLLLVSSYTCGIGVHYMRKQNVKMMMVWMIITLLLGVGFVSCEIYEFTHYVHEGVTPQLGSFWSAFFILLGTHGLHVSVGILWISGVLIQIATRGLNEHNAPKVFIGSLYWHFLDVVWIFIFTLVYLVGMVSGS; translated from the coding sequence ATGAGTAATGAACAACACCAAACAATTGATACTGTTAATGAAACAGGACAATTAAACAAACTCGGATTTTGGGTCTTTCTTACCGCTGAAGTTGCGTTATTCGGTACTTTATTTGCGACGTTCTTAGTATTACAAAAAAGTGGTTCATACGGTGGTTTCAATACACCTGAACTATTCGAATTAGGTTTAGTAATGCTAATGACATTCTTACTATTAGTAAGTAGTTATACATGTGGTATTGGTGTTCACTACATGCGTAAACAAAATGTTAAAATGATGATGGTTTGGATGATCATTACATTACTATTAGGTGTAGGATTCGTAAGCTGTGAAATATACGAATTTACACACTATGTTCATGAAGGTGTTACACCTCAATTAGGATCATTCTGGTCTGCATTCTTCATTCTACTTGGAACACATGGTCTTCACGTTTCTGTAGGTATATTATGGATTTCAGGCGTTCTAATTCAAATCGCTACACGTGGTTTAAATGAACATAACGCACCAAAAGTATTTATCGGAAGTTTATATTGGCATTTCCTTGATGTTGTATGGATCTTTATCTTTACACTAGTTTATCTTGTAGGGATGGTGAGTGGATCATGA
- the qoxB gene encoding cytochrome aa3 quinol oxidase subunit I codes for MNFPWHELVIKSDWMITMAQVMLVITGICVVGGLTYYKKWKWLYTEWLTSVDHKKIGVMYIISAIIMFFRGGLDALLIRLQLMVPNNTLLESQHYNEIFTTHGVIMILFMAMPFLLGLMNVVVPLQIGARDVAFPVLNNLSFWLFAAGMGLFNISFVLGGAPAAGWTNYAPLATDFSPGTGINYYLVAIQITGLGTLATGINFFVTILKLRTKSMKFMQIPMFSMTTLITALLIILAFPILTIALALMTFDRLMGTNFYEIANGGMPMLWANFFWVWGHPEVYILVLPAFGIYSEIIPTFARKRLFGHQSMVWAICGIAFLSFIVWVHHFFTMGNGALVNSFFSITTMLIAVPTGVKIFNWLFTLFKGRITFESPMLFSLAFIPNFTLGGVTGVMLAMAAADYQYHNTYFLVAHFHYVIIAGVVFACFAGLIFWYPKMFGYKLNEKINQWLFWLFTLGFNICFLPQFVLGLDGMPRRLYKYVPEDGWFTLNFISTIGAFLMGLGFLALVWNVVYSFGKSKREANGDNWDGLGRTLEWATASAMPPHYNFAITPDWHDTETFVEMKQEGKHYLDDQNYKDIHMPNNTHIGFWMSVCIMFSGFFVIFETYVPAIIFAFGIVVCMFWRSFQNDHGYHIHAEELAENEGKLRELREQEQKEKEDNKDE; via the coding sequence ATGAATTTTCCATGGCATGAATTAGTCATTAAAAGTGACTGGATGATTACGATGGCACAAGTAATGCTTGTTATAACAGGTATTTGTGTCGTAGGTGGTTTAACTTATTATAAAAAATGGAAATGGCTATATACTGAATGGTTAACATCAGTCGATCATAAAAAAATTGGTGTTATGTATATCATTTCAGCAATAATTATGTTCTTCCGTGGTGGTTTAGATGCCCTTTTAATTCGTCTACAATTAATGGTACCGAACAACACATTATTAGAGTCTCAGCATTATAATGAAATATTTACAACTCACGGCGTTATCATGATTCTATTTATGGCTATGCCATTCTTACTAGGATTAATGAACGTAGTAGTACCTTTACAAATTGGTGCGAGAGACGTTGCATTCCCAGTTTTAAATAACTTGAGTTTCTGGTTATTTGCTGCCGGAATGGGATTATTTAATATTTCATTCGTACTTGGTGGTGCACCAGCTGCTGGTTGGACAAACTATGCACCATTAGCGACTGACTTCAGTCCAGGTACAGGTATTAACTATTATTTAGTCGCGATTCAAATCACTGGTCTTGGTACGTTAGCTACAGGTATTAACTTCTTTGTTACTATCTTGAAATTACGTACAAAATCAATGAAATTTATGCAAATCCCAATGTTCTCTATGACAACATTAATTACTGCATTATTAATCATATTAGCCTTCCCTATTTTAACGATCGCATTAGCTTTAATGACTTTCGACCGTTTAATGGGTACAAACTTCTATGAGATAGCTAACGGCGGTATGCCAATGTTATGGGCAAACTTCTTCTGGGTTTGGGGTCACCCTGAGGTTTATATACTTGTATTACCAGCGTTTGGTATTTACTCAGAAATTATCCCAACGTTTGCAAGAAAACGATTATTCGGACATCAAAGTATGGTCTGGGCAATCTGTGGTATTGCATTCTTAAGTTTCATCGTTTGGGTTCACCATTTCTTCACTATGGGTAATGGTGCATTAGTTAACTCATTCTTCTCAATTACAACAATGTTGATTGCAGTACCAACCGGTGTTAAAATATTCAACTGGCTATTCACCTTATTTAAAGGTCGAATTACATTTGAATCACCGATGTTATTCTCATTAGCATTTATACCTAACTTCACATTAGGTGGTGTAACAGGTGTTATGCTTGCAATGGCAGCAGCAGATTACCAATATCACAACACATATTTCTTAGTGGCACATTTCCACTACGTTATTATTGCAGGTGTTGTATTTGCTTGTTTCGCAGGTTTAATATTCTGGTATCCAAAAATGTTTGGTTATAAATTAAATGAAAAAATCAATCAATGGTTATTCTGGTTATTCACACTAGGATTTAACATATGTTTCTTACCGCAATTTGTATTAGGTTTAGATGGTATGCCACGTCGTTTATACAAATATGTACCAGAAGATGGATGGTTTACATTAAACTTCATCTCAACAATCGGTGCATTTTTAATGGGTCTTGGTTTCCTTGCTCTAGTATGGAACGTAGTATACAGCTTCGGTAAATCTAAACGTGAAGCTAATGGCGATAACTGGGATGGTTTAGGTAGAACATTAGAATGGGCTACTGCATCAGCAATGCCACCCCACTACAACTTTGCTATCACACCAGATTGGCACGATACTGAAACATTCGTAGAAATGAAACAAGAAGGTAAACATTACCTTGATGATCAAAATTATAAAGATATTCATATGCCTAACAACACACATATCGGATTTTGGATGTCAGTATGTATTATGTTCTCAGGATTCTTCGTAATATTTGAAACTTATGTGCCAGCAATAATCTTTGCTTTTGGTATAGTTGTATGTATGTTCTGGAGAAGTTTCCAAAATGATCATGGTTATCATATTCATGCAGAAGAACTTGCTGAAAACGAAGGAAAATTACGCGAATTACGCGAACAAGAACAAAAGGAAAAGGAGGACAATAAAGATGAGTAA
- a CDS encoding glycosyltransferase family 4 protein gives MTKKLLMISQNFYPELGSAANRMKMMFKALKTKGADPTVLTTEPTYPNRNLFQDDAYYTDETLNKLENSRIIRMKMHGNKQNSNLIMRLVYYIEQYVRLRIFLKMHDEDYEIVYVSSPNIFLAWATLFFKRAKHPTYVLEIRDLWPDSVDGLKHINIKLFMPLLKFLEKKMYNSADKIVINNEAFRPHIQSRLEKKVPIFYLPNGLSKSELICHEKYEHFSVIYTGNIGYAQDVDKLIEICKKLNDKEIYVTAIVYGVLADKFRNAVKDCEYINLLKPMDRASCLTEISKHHLSLSILESCDVFMNVMPGKIIDSIGVGTPPISNISGPTEAIIKKYNLGFARKQSSVETLVNEIESLKYNEKELLKKSQNAKDYRDQNLIWEDNIEKLITFLRKGEEDDKNI, from the coding sequence ATGACAAAGAAATTATTAATGATTTCACAAAACTTTTATCCGGAACTTGGTTCAGCTGCAAATAGAATGAAAATGATGTTTAAAGCGTTAAAAACAAAAGGGGCGGATCCGACCGTTTTAACGACTGAGCCAACTTATCCAAATAGAAACTTATTTCAAGATGATGCTTATTATACGGATGAAACGTTAAATAAATTAGAAAATAGTAGAATCATTCGTATGAAAATGCATGGCAATAAGCAAAATAGTAATCTCATTATGCGTTTAGTGTATTATATTGAACAATATGTACGTTTAAGAATATTTTTAAAAATGCATGATGAAGACTATGAAATAGTATATGTATCAAGTCCAAATATTTTTCTTGCATGGGCAACATTATTTTTTAAAAGAGCGAAGCATCCAACATATGTTCTTGAAATAAGAGATTTATGGCCAGACAGTGTAGATGGTTTGAAACATATCAATATCAAATTGTTTATGCCACTTTTGAAATTTTTAGAGAAAAAAATGTATAATTCAGCTGATAAAATTGTAATTAATAATGAAGCTTTTAGACCACATATTCAATCACGATTAGAGAAAAAGGTTCCGATATTTTATTTACCAAATGGCCTCTCTAAATCTGAATTAATTTGTCATGAAAAATACGAGCATTTCAGTGTTATTTATACAGGTAATATTGGATATGCACAAGACGTTGATAAGTTAATTGAGATATGTAAAAAGCTAAATGATAAAGAGATATACGTAACAGCAATTGTTTATGGTGTATTAGCAGATAAATTTAGAAATGCAGTTAAAGATTGTGAGTATATTAATTTATTGAAACCTATGGATAGAGCTTCATGTTTAACTGAAATTTCGAAACATCATTTATCATTATCAATATTAGAGTCTTGTGATGTGTTTATGAACGTTATGCCTGGCAAAATAATCGATTCCATTGGGGTTGGAACACCACCTATTTCAAATATAAGTGGACCAACCGAAGCCATTATTAAAAAATACAATTTAGGCTTTGCTAGAAAACAATCATCTGTAGAAACACTTGTAAATGAAATAGAATCACTTAAGTACAATGAGAAAGAACTATTAAAAAAATCTCAAAATGCTAAAGATTATCGTGATCAGAATTTAATTTGGGAAGACAATATAGAAAAATTGATTACGTTTTTAAGAAAAGGTGAAGAAGATGACAAAAACATATAA
- a CDS encoding glycosyltransferase produces the protein MKKVTMFVWNHFTNDARVNRECTTLADNGYDVDLIAINDPKNPMISAYEEISHKFRVHRVQRYPWLLQTYQDQGKKFLLVVAGVQIAIIPSLFYISFTLMVAFLMSLLISAGMIKSKKMRKLLINGAIITRMIIKGYFQNADIYHANDLNTLPQAIVCSKLRLKPKPLIYDSHEVQSDRTGYNKEKIKKIEFFMLKFVDQMIVENHTRAQYNEKIYGFYPKTLYNYSEKYDINDKPKINLHHKIGIHEDEKILLYQGGLQQGRGLETLIKAMDEIDEGHLLFIGGGKLTESLKEQSKQSKQADRIHFLDKVPFQILPSYTREAYVGFQVLQNICFNHYSASSNKLFEYMMAHVPVISCNFPEIEKVVNETNTGLVVDSHSATEIANAVNKLVHDETLRNQLSENTKQAKEIYNWNNEKLKLLDIYNAFLPLEVNKLQYNQ, from the coding sequence ATGAAGAAAGTTACAATGTTCGTATGGAATCATTTCACAAACGATGCTCGAGTAAATAGAGAATGTACAACTTTAGCTGACAATGGTTATGATGTAGATTTAATCGCTATAAATGATCCGAAAAACCCAATGATTTCAGCATACGAAGAAATATCTCATAAATTTAGAGTGCATAGAGTTCAACGATACCCATGGTTACTTCAAACATACCAAGACCAAGGTAAAAAGTTCTTACTCGTTGTAGCTGGCGTTCAAATAGCAATCATACCAAGCTTATTTTATATTAGCTTTACTTTAATGGTTGCCTTTTTAATGTCATTACTTATTTCTGCAGGAATGATTAAAAGTAAAAAAATGAGAAAACTTTTAATCAATGGTGCGATTATTACGAGAATGATCATTAAAGGTTATTTCCAAAATGCGGACATATACCACGCAAATGACTTGAATACATTACCACAAGCAATTGTATGTTCTAAGTTAAGATTAAAACCTAAACCGCTCATTTATGATAGTCATGAAGTTCAATCAGATAGAACGGGTTATAACAAAGAAAAAATTAAAAAAATCGAGTTCTTTATGCTTAAGTTTGTGGACCAAATGATCGTTGAAAATCATACACGTGCTCAATATAACGAAAAAATTTATGGTTTCTATCCCAAAACACTTTATAACTACTCTGAAAAATATGACATAAACGATAAACCTAAAATCAATTTACATCATAAAATAGGTATTCATGAAGACGAAAAAATACTTTTATATCAAGGTGGTCTTCAGCAAGGTAGAGGTTTAGAAACATTAATTAAAGCAATGGATGAAATAGACGAAGGACATTTATTATTTATTGGTGGCGGTAAACTTACTGAATCATTAAAAGAACAAAGTAAACAATCAAAACAAGCAGACAGAATTCACTTCTTAGATAAAGTACCATTTCAAATATTACCATCTTACACAAGAGAGGCTTATGTAGGTTTTCAAGTTCTACAAAATATTTGTTTTAATCACTATTCAGCAAGCTCAAATAAATTATTTGAATATATGATGGCACACGTACCAGTAATAAGCTGTAATTTCCCAGAAATCGAAAAAGTCGTGAACGAAACGAATACAGGTTTAGTCGTAGATTCACATAGTGCAACTGAAATAGCAAATGCAGTGAATAAACTTGTACATGACGAAACTTTAAGAAATCAACTTAGTGAAAATACAAAACAAGCTAAAGAAATATATAATTGGAACAATGAAAAATTAAAACTACTAGATATTTATAATGCGTTTTTACCATTAGAAGTAAACAAACTACAATATAATCAATAA
- a CDS encoding glycosyltransferase: MNMKNSNSNENTEEQTFEDKTKVSQLQEVLDIIEKDYMYGLYKLNEVKNHTADNNYYQLVAEKAKLDFVQNHKNHIDQIVTSNESKVFKKSTYNIGMIADEFLFNSFKDVGNMVYMNSEFKALDNSIDVLIVATAWKGIDGSWVGLASVNSQKRRLLLEGIKKAKQLNIPVIFYSKEDPVNYHLYKDIAIECDVILTSAAEVVNDYKAYCNNDHVYVLQFGVNPHYHNPVGTRNKYNETYKNDVIFAGSWMEKYPVRNQESSRMFDALINNDNDLTIIDRNLELQRTRYQFPAKYIPYLTNPINHSTLMNIHKIYRWAINVNSVKYSETMFANRIFELQAFGNLLLSNYSVGVNNQFPNVFMVNHETDVAPIMNNYSEFDIQDMQAKSIRSVMRKHTTYHRLDEILAYIGKEKVQEDIKLLVVVDELTDKMNTMLNSQLYMDFDVIEKNEKIFNVRDYDFITFMKDDYTYEEYYLEDLMTPFKFTNVDFVTKNSNTTVHDYIKQYKDEYLTMFHNSVIDDHLNIKNSENGYNLDMSEVFNEENYKQTHQQKELSVIIPIHNNGTYLEDKCFKSLRRSSIFNKMEIIFVNDGSTDEETKAIINRLRRRYPDIVYYEYPEGSGSASRPRNKGIELANTEYITYLDPDNEATGDGYAHLLNEIKTNNNVEMVVGNIIKEDNKRRSLFNYVGTVKKYNNDQLLIENPKKFMKVCGLRAQSIQALIIKASVIKDNQIKMTEGAAGQDTLFFQELMIHSKKVKALNEVIHMYYAAVSGSVTNSVSKKLFDKYYTLELERIPTYKKHGLLKSYLEHRFNFYIKGWYLPRLEKVKPEEREQAVKKFLEIYDLYEGYSRPTDHDLDEKIQELRDEIQLTV; encoded by the coding sequence ATGAACATGAAAAACTCTAATTCTAATGAGAATACAGAAGAACAGACTTTTGAGGACAAGACAAAAGTAAGTCAATTACAAGAAGTATTAGATATTATTGAAAAAGATTACATGTATGGACTGTACAAACTTAATGAAGTTAAAAATCATACAGCCGACAATAATTATTATCAGCTCGTTGCAGAAAAAGCGAAACTTGATTTTGTACAAAATCATAAAAATCATATCGATCAAATTGTCACTTCAAACGAATCAAAAGTATTTAAAAAATCTACATATAATATCGGTATGATAGCTGATGAGTTTTTATTCAATTCGTTTAAAGATGTTGGAAATATGGTTTATATGAATAGTGAGTTTAAAGCATTAGATAACTCAATCGATGTGCTAATTGTTGCTACAGCATGGAAAGGCATAGATGGCAGCTGGGTAGGACTTGCTTCTGTAAACAGTCAAAAACGAAGATTATTACTTGAAGGCATTAAAAAAGCGAAACAATTAAATATCCCTGTCATTTTCTATTCTAAAGAAGACCCTGTCAATTATCATCTTTATAAAGATATTGCAATCGAATGTGATGTCATTTTGACTTCTGCAGCAGAAGTGGTAAACGATTATAAAGCATATTGCAATAACGATCATGTTTATGTGCTTCAATTTGGTGTTAATCCGCATTACCACAATCCAGTAGGAACACGAAATAAATATAATGAAACATACAAAAATGATGTGATATTTGCTGGTAGTTGGATGGAAAAATATCCGGTTAGAAATCAAGAATCGTCACGTATGTTTGATGCATTAATTAACAATGATAATGATTTGACGATTATTGATAGAAACTTAGAATTACAAAGAACACGTTATCAATTCCCAGCAAAATATATTCCATATTTAACTAATCCTATAAATCATAGTACTTTAATGAATATTCATAAGATTTATAGATGGGCAATTAATGTGAATTCCGTCAAATATTCAGAAACAATGTTTGCGAATAGAATATTCGAATTGCAAGCGTTTGGCAATTTACTTTTATCTAATTATTCAGTGGGGGTCAACAATCAATTTCCAAATGTCTTTATGGTCAATCATGAAACAGATGTTGCGCCTATCATGAATAATTATAGCGAATTCGATATTCAAGATATGCAAGCTAAGTCAATAAGATCTGTGATGAGAAAACATACTACATATCACAGATTAGACGAGATATTAGCTTATATTGGTAAAGAAAAAGTACAAGAAGACATTAAATTATTAGTTGTCGTTGACGAATTAACTGACAAAATGAATACAATGTTGAATTCACAATTATATATGGATTTTGATGTCATTGAAAAAAATGAAAAAATATTCAATGTCAGGGATTATGATTTTATTACATTTATGAAAGATGATTACACGTATGAAGAATATTATTTAGAAGATTTAATGACACCATTTAAATTTACAAATGTAGACTTCGTTACGAAAAATTCAAATACTACAGTTCATGATTATATTAAACAATATAAAGATGAATATTTAACGATGTTCCACAATTCTGTAATAGACGACCATTTAAACATTAAAAATAGCGAAAACGGCTATAACTTAGATATGTCAGAAGTGTTTAATGAAGAAAACTATAAACAAACTCATCAACAAAAAGAATTAAGTGTGATCATTCCAATTCATAATAATGGCACATATTTAGAAGACAAATGTTTTAAAAGTTTAAGAAGATCTTCAATTTTTAATAAAATGGAAATCATTTTTGTAAATGATGGTAGTACTGATGAAGAAACGAAAGCTATTATAAATAGATTAAGACGAAGATATCCAGACATTGTTTATTATGAATATCCTGAAGGGTCCGGAAGTGCATCAAGACCACGTAATAAAGGGATAGAGTTAGCAAATACTGAATATATAACATATCTCGATCCTGACAATGAAGCTACTGGTGATGGCTATGCACATTTATTAAATGAAATTAAAACGAACAATAATGTTGAAATGGTTGTTGGCAATATCATTAAAGAGGATAATAAGAGAAGATCATTATTTAATTATGTAGGTACGGTCAAAAAATATAATAACGATCAATTACTCATTGAAAATCCTAAGAAATTTATGAAAGTGTGTGGGTTAAGAGCGCAAAGCATCCAGGCACTCATTATTAAAGCTTCAGTTATTAAAGATAATCAAATAAAAATGACGGAAGGTGCTGCAGGACAAGATACATTATTCTTCCAAGAATTGATGATTCATTCTAAAAAAGTAAAAGCACTTAACGAAGTGATTCATATGTATTATGCAGCCGTTTCAGGATCTGTAACAAATTCCGTTTCTAAAAAGTTATTTGATAAATATTATACTTTAGAACTTGAGAGAATCCCTACCTACAAAAAACACGGATTATTAAAATCATATTTAGAACATAGATTTAACTTTTATATTAAAGGTTGGTATTTACCGAGATTAGAAAAAGTTAAACCAGAAGAAAGAGAACAAGCAGTTAAGAAATTTTTAGAAATATACGACTTGTATGAGGGTTATAGCAGACCTACAGATCATGACTTAGATGAAAAAATTCAAGAATTAAGAGATGAAATACAATTAACTGTTTGA
- a CDS encoding ABC transporter ATP-binding protein, producing MTKTYKIKCENVSKVYDLNVNRKDKLLSLFTFGLSYKSKPYYALHDISFEVEEGTSVGIIGLNGSGKSTLSNILGGVIEPSSGNVYTNGKPSLIAIGAGLNPDFTGEENIHYKCLMHGMTQREINEKFNDIVQFSELDEFIYQPLKSYSSGMKSRLGFAIAIHTDPDILIVDEALSVGDETFSNKCIDKMHDLQEQGKTIFFVSHSAGQIKKMCKKAIWIHYGEMVAYGEVNEVVKRYVNLIQNIKKKTKQEQLEYKKIKIQQQRDKEVDDSVLHKEKKQTGLLATIGLVSVAWVFVLLFQVGLL from the coding sequence ATGACAAAAACATATAAAATTAAATGTGAAAACGTCTCGAAAGTTTATGATTTAAATGTGAATAGAAAAGACAAACTACTATCATTATTTACATTTGGACTAAGTTATAAATCTAAGCCTTATTATGCATTACATGATATTTCATTCGAAGTAGAAGAAGGTACTTCTGTAGGGATTATCGGTTTAAACGGATCAGGCAAATCAACATTATCTAACATTTTAGGTGGCGTCATTGAACCTTCATCTGGTAACGTATATACAAATGGCAAACCTTCGTTAATTGCAATTGGTGCAGGGCTCAATCCTGATTTTACTGGAGAAGAAAATATTCATTATAAATGTTTAATGCATGGCATGACGCAACGAGAAATTAATGAAAAATTTAATGACATCGTTCAATTTAGTGAACTCGATGAATTTATTTATCAACCTTTAAAATCATATTCAAGCGGTATGAAATCAAGACTTGGATTTGCCATTGCCATTCACACTGATCCAGATATTTTAATCGTTGATGAAGCTTTATCAGTTGGGGATGAAACATTCTCCAATAAATGTATAGATAAAATGCACGATTTACAAGAACAAGGGAAGACAATATTCTTTGTGTCACATTCCGCTGGTCAAATTAAAAAAATGTGCAAAAAAGCGATTTGGATTCATTACGGTGAAATGGTAGCATACGGTGAAGTGAACGAAGTAGTGAAGCGATATGTAAACCTTATTCAAAATATTAAAAAGAAAACGAAACAAGAACAATTGGAATATAAGAAAATCAAAATACAACAACAACGCGACAAAGAAGTTGATGACTCAGTTTTACATAAAGAAAAGAAACAGACAGGTTTACTAGCAACGATTGGATTAGTCAGTGTTGCGTGGGTATTTGTATTACTATTCCAAGTAGGCTTGTTATAA
- a CDS encoding ABC transporter permease: MKDIIEIFNEQFKNLPKIFKLAIYNMKSQYANHYLGVFWNILQPMLQVAVYYLVFGLGLRGDANAQVVGVPFLVHLISGLFPWLFISQGINTGAAAIQANVGLLSKMRFPSSIFISIALTNNMINLMITTSIIFVISLVNGYVPWWHYFWFIYFLIASYAIIFGLSLIMSTLIIIIRDTKNLLQNVIRMLFFMTPIFWAMEEAHGILQKIASLNPFAYLVGVYRTAFVHGNVSVYGSWHDHLYFWLITILLLLIGSLVHSRFKRKLLDYL, from the coding sequence ATGAAAGACATAATTGAAATATTTAATGAACAATTTAAAAATTTACCTAAAATATTCAAACTCGCAATTTATAATATGAAGAGTCAATACGCGAATCATTATCTTGGCGTATTTTGGAATATATTACAACCTATGCTACAAGTAGCTGTATATTATCTTGTATTTGGGTTAGGTTTACGTGGTGATGCGAATGCACAAGTTGTAGGCGTGCCATTTTTAGTCCATTTGATATCTGGGTTGTTCCCTTGGTTGTTTATTTCGCAAGGCATTAACACTGGTGCAGCGGCTATACAAGCTAATGTGGGATTGTTGTCTAAGATGAGATTCCCATCATCGATATTTATTTCTATAGCATTGACGAATAATATGATTAATTTAATGATTACAACATCTATCATATTCGTTATTTCGTTAGTAAATGGATATGTACCGTGGTGGCACTATTTCTGGTTTATTTACTTCTTAATTGCATCATATGCGATTATTTTCGGATTATCTCTCATTATGAGTACATTAATCATTATTATTAGAGATACGAAAAATTTATTACAAAACGTAATTAGAATGTTGTTCTTTATGACCCCAATTTTTTGGGCAATGGAAGAAGCACATGGTATTCTACAAAAAATAGCAAGCTTGAATCCTTTTGCTTATTTAGTAGGGGTTTACCGTACAGCATTCGTACATGGAAATGTTTCCGTTTATGGAAGTTGGCACGATCATCTTTATTTTTGGTTAATCACGATTTTATTATTGTTAATTGGATCATTAGTTCATTCGAGATTTAAAAGAAAACTACTAGACTACTTATAG
- the qoxD gene encoding cytochrome aa3 quinol oxidase subunit IV, whose protein sequence is MSKTVITHTVGLIFSIVLTLLAVYVMLYTGMSLEVRTTIIIGFAFLQALVQLLMFMHLTEGKDGGTVTFKVFFAVLITLLVIIGTYWVMVGGHSSHM, encoded by the coding sequence ATGAGTAAAACAGTCATTACACATACAGTCGGTTTAATATTCTCAATCGTGCTTACGCTACTCGCTGTTTATGTCATGTTATACACAGGCATGTCATTAGAAGTGAGAACTACAATTATAATCGGATTTGCCTTCTTACAAGCATTAGTACAATTATTAATGTTTATGCATTTAACAGAAGGAAAAGATGGCGGTACTGTAACCTTTAAAGTATTCTTTGCCGTATTAATTACTTTATTAGTAATTATCGGAACTTATTGGGTTATGGTCGGCGGCCACAGCTCTCATATGTAA